CTACTATTTCCGATATTAAGAAAAACGAGGGTAAAAAAATGAGGTAAGATTAGTTTATTTTGGAATGTCTTTTGATGATGACTTACTCAtcaatattttagatttattggaatttgtcATTCTGAGCAAGGTTCTCGTAAAACTTTGCGGCAAGCAGAATATCCAGAGATGGAAGAAGAAGAATTTTATACCTGGTTCATTAAACAACGAAACAAACATATTCCTTTTTCGTATGGAATAGTAGGGGCCAAAGCTCGACAGCTCTTCCAGAATATTTATGGAAAAGATACATTTGTTGCGAGCAGAAGCTGgctacttaataaaaaaaaaagatatgggttgagacatcttaaaaTCTGCGGAGAGAAATTATCGAATGATGAATCTGCTGTAACTCCCTTCATTGCGAAACTTAGGCAAGTAATAGAAGCTCACGATCTTCTTCCTCAGCAAATTTATAATGCTGACGAGTCAGGTCTCTTTTGGAAGTTGCTGCCCGATAAAACCTTAGTTCACAGCAATGAAGCAATGGCGCCCGGAAGAAAATCCAGAAAAGAACGAATCACGTTTCTAGCTTGTACAAACGGTGATGGCACCCAAAAACTTCGACTTCTTGTTATTGGAAAAGCTAAGAATCCAAGGCCATACAAGAACAAAACTTTACCTGTGGAATATGTCTCTAGCAGTAATGCAT
This genomic interval from Euwallacea fornicatus isolate EFF26 chromosome 24, ASM4011564v1, whole genome shotgun sequence contains the following:
- the LOC136346721 gene encoding jerky protein homolog-like, translating into MEKRKHITLSIKQKGEILDKLRNGVSGKSLALQYGVETSTISDIKKNEGKKMRFIGICHSEQGSRKTLRQAEYPEMEEEEFYTWFIKQRNKHIPFSYGIVGAKARQLFQNIYGKDTFVASRSWLLNKKKRYGLRHLKICGEKLSNDESAVTPFIAKLRQVIEAHDLLPQQIYNADESGLFWKLLPDKTLVHSNEAMAPGRKSRKERITFLACTNGDGTQKLRLLVIGKAKNPRPYKNKTLPVEYVSSSNA